In Apostichopus japonicus isolate 1M-3 chromosome 3, ASM3797524v1, whole genome shotgun sequence, a single genomic region encodes these proteins:
- the LOC139965519 gene encoding casein kinase II subunit alpha, with amino-acid sequence MAMSRARTYADVNSHRPREYWDYESHVVEWGQQDDYQIVRKLGRGKYSEVFEAVNITSNEKCVIKILKPVKKKKIKREIKILENLRGGPNIIGLHAIVKDPVSRTPALIFEFVNNTDFKQLYQTLTDYEIRYYLFELLKALDYCHSMGIMHRDVKPHNVMIDHENRKLRLIDWGLAEFYHPGQEYNVRVASRYFKGPELLVDYQLYDYSLDMWSLGCMLASMIFRKEPFFHGHDNYDQLVRIAKVLGTEELYEYLDKYQIELDPRFNDILGRHSRKRWERFVHSDNQHLVSPEALDFLDKLLRYDHQERLTAREAMDHAYFFPVVKESRSIQPAVNSNPTPATTNASSTNTSTTNSTTRTANSTLPPTPMIPTPVPPPVTPIPNASPVTAAVP; translated from the exons ACAACAAGATGATTATCAAATTGTAAGGAAATTAGGCAGAGGTAAATATAGTGAAGTCTTTGAAGCTGTTAACATCACAAGCAATGAAAAGTGtgtgattaaaatattaaag CcggtaaagaaaaagaaaataaaacgtGAGATTAAGATTCTGGAGAATTTACGAGGCGGACCCAACATCATAGGTCTACATGCAATTGTGAAAGATCCTGTG TCTAGAACTCCAGCCCTCATATTTGAGTTTGTTAACAATACTGACTTTAAG CAATTGTATCAGACGCTTACGGATTATGAAATCAGATATTACTTGTTTGAGCTTCTAAAG GCTCTTGATTACTGTCACAGTATGGGTATCATGCACAGAGATGTGAAGCCACATAATGTCATGATCGACCACGAGAATAGAAAG CTAAGATTGATAGATTGGGGTCTGGCAGAATTCTACCATCCTGGTCAAGAATACAACGTCCGTGTCGCATCAAGATACTTCAAAGGGCCGGAGTTACTGGTAGATTATCAG CTCTATGACTATTCATTAGACATGTGGAGTCTGGGGTGCATGCTGGCCAGCATGATATTCCGCAAGGAACCTTTCTTCCATGGTCACGACAATTACGACCAGCTTGTACGCATAGCCAAAGTACTGGGGACGGAGGAGCTGTACGAGTACCTTGATAAGTACCAAATTGAGTTGGACCCGAGGTTTAACGATATTCTTGGAAG ACATTCAAGAAAACGTTGGGAGCGATTTGTACACAGTGACAACCAGCATCTAGTCAGCCCGGAGGCACTAGACTTCTTGGATAAACTTCTTCGGTATGATCATCAGGAGAGACTCACAGCTAGAGAGGCCATGGATCATGCTTACTTTT TCCCAGTCGTGAAAGAGAGCCGTTCGATACAGCCTGCGGTCAACAGCAATCCCACACCAGCAACTACCAATGCGTCTAGCACAAACACCTCTA CAACAAATTCAACCACAAGAACGGCAAACAGTACGTTACCGCCCACTCCGATGATACCAACACCCGTTCCACCACCGGTCACCCCGATACCAAACGCCAGTCCTGTGACAGCTGCGGTACCTTGA